From Triticum aestivum cultivar Chinese Spring chromosome 4A, IWGSC CS RefSeq v2.1, whole genome shotgun sequence, a single genomic window includes:
- the LOC123082268 gene encoding zinc finger protein ZAT9: MPPRGRKHWCKHCKRSFPSGASLGGHMAVHRSRRKKQPSGAPSIAGERYGLRERCQKTSWLLDSASSDDDRWALFPKTECQLCFRSFASPDALSMHMRMHKRRRKMAVEHQASVGDGDHNVPLSAAPVMKRKRSRRMVMDTVPSTVMKSYGMEEVDAARILVSLSGDNGMCSASVDCGEGGVMDVNAALAFDTLMTEMGLSSSDHHGDDRVGDNELMEPEPSSSSYEEGKFVSLSKVLRATATYECKLCGQVFASGQGLGGHRKRHSFADHGRVPTVPKSEATQPCEELLPPDRRLLALSIPAPSIWNCSSTRPKPEPNPLLAASSLWDERMLGVI, from the coding sequence ATGCCGCCGAGGGGGAGGAAGCACTGGTGCAAGCACTGCAAGAGGAGCTTCCCTTCCGGGGCCTCACTCGGAGGCCACATGGCGGTCCACAGGAGCCGGCGCAAGAAACAACCGAGCGGCGCCCCGAGCATCGCCGGCGAGAGGTACGGCCTCCGGGAGAGGTGCCAGAAGACGTCGTGGCTGCTggattccgcttccagtgacgacGATCGGTGGGCGTTGTTCCCCAAGACTGAATGCCAGTTGTGCTTCAGGTCCTTTGCCTCCCCTGATGCCCTGTCGATGCACATGAGGATGCACAAGCGCCGCAGGAAGATGGCTGTGGAGCACCAGGCATCGGTAGGCGATGGTGACCACAATGTTCCTCTCTCTGCTGCTCcggtgatgaagaggaagaggtcgaGGAGGATGGTTATGGACACTGTTCCTTCCACGGTGATGAAGTCATATGGGATGGAGGAGGTCGATGCCGCACGGATTCTTGTGTCGCTTTCAGGAGATAATGGCATGTGCTCAGCTTCTGTTGATTGTGGTGAAGGTGGTGTGATGGACGTCAACGCGGCATTGGCGTTCGACACGCTCATGACAGAGATGGGGCTGAGTTCTTCTGATCATCATGGAGATGACAGAGTTGGAGATAATGAGTTGATGGAGCCAGAGCCTTCTAGTAGCTCTTATGAGGAAGGGAAGTTTGTCAGCCTTTCAAAGGTGTTGAGGGCAACAGCTACCTATGAGTGCAAGCTTTGTGGACAGGTCTTCGCGTCTGGTCAGGGATTGGGAGGCCACAGAAAGCGTCACAGTTTTGCTGATCATGGTAGAGTTCCAACTGTTCCCAAATCTGAAGCGACTCAGCCTTGTGAAGAGCTGCTTCCACCGGATCGCCGGTTGCTTGCTCTCAGCATACCAGCTCCCAGCATATGGAACTGCAGCAGCACAAGACCAAAGCCTGAACCGAATCCACTGTTGGCCGCAAGCAGCCTTTGGGATGAACGAATGCTGGGCGTTATCTGA
- the LOC123086863 gene encoding presenilin-like protein At2g29900, whose product MADEGPAPAPAAAAAAAVPVGGASATILDTLGEDITRIVGPVSACMLIVVLLVSLLSSPSSPSPLTASIAAAGGPGGGGGDDLASALVTAVVFVVFVTAATFLMALLFYFRCTPCLRAYLGLSAIWVLLLLGGQMCLLLLSRLRLPLDVVSCALLLPNAAAALAVAAISPASVPIALHQAALLAIAVLTAFWFTLLPEWTTWALLVAMAVYDLGAVLIPGGPLRVLLELAIERNEEIPALVYGARPVDPRHGQNWRLWRERARQPAGDLDPSSTVEVIGEVLGRNPLLNSGGSSPNSTAQAGEQTNLTGAVSNSRLRESPVPDLSSGSANAQAREALALPETRLDIAELRVPLIQPQPDRTSDDDDDDDEDGIGLGSSGAIKLGLGDFIFYSVLVGRAAMYDYMTVYACYLAIIAGLGITLLLLAFYRKALPALPVSITLGVLFYVLTRTLLEAFVMQCSTNILMF is encoded by the coding sequence ATGGCGGACGAGGGCCCAGCCCCAgcccccgcggcggcggcggccgccgccgtccCCGTCGGCGGAGCATCCGCCACCATACTCGACACTCTCGGCGAGGACATCACCCGCATCGTCGGCCCGGTCTCCGCCTGCATgctcatcgtcgtcctcctcgtctCCCTGCTCTCCTCCCCTTCGTCCCCGTCCCCGCTCAccgcctccatcgccgccgccggcggccccggcgggggcgggggcgacgACCTCGCGAGCGCCCTCGtcaccgccgtcgtcttcgtcgtcttcgTCACGGCCGCCACCTTCCTCATGGCGCTGCTCTTCTACTTCCGCTGCACGCCTTGCCTCCGCGCCTACCTCGGCCTCTCCGCGATCTGGGTCCTCCTGCTCCTCGGCGGCCAgatgtgcctcctcctcctctcccgcctccgcctcccgctcgACGTCGTCTCCTGCGCGCTGCTCCTCCCCAACGCAGCCGCGGCGCTCGCCGTCGCCGCGATCTCGCCGGCCTCCGTCCCCATCGCGCTCCACCAGGCCGCGCTCCTCGCCATCGCCGTGCTCACCGCCTTCTGGTTCACGCTGCTCCCCGAGTGGACCACCTGGGCGCTGCTCGTCGCCATGGCCGTCTACGACCTCGGCGCCGTCCTCATCCCCGGTGGCCCCCTGAGGGTTCTTCTCGAGCTGGCCATTGAGAGGAACGAGGAGATACCGGCGCTGGTCTACGGGGCAAGGCCGGTGGATCCCAGGCACGGCCAGAATTGGCGGCTTTGGAGGGAGAGGGCGCGGCAGCCCGCCGGGGATTTGGACCCCAGCTCCACAGTTGAGGTGATTGGTGAGGTGCTGGGGAGAAATCCTCTTCTCAATTCAGGTGGCAGTTCACCCAATTCGACGGCCCAAGCCGGGGAGCAGACGAACTTGACTGGTGCTGTTAGCAATTCAAGGCTCAGGGAGTCACCGGTGCCAGATTTGAGCTCTGGTTCTGCCAATGCACAAGCCAGAGAGGCGCTTGCATTGCCGGAGACTAGACTGGATATTGCTGAACTGAGGGTACCGTTGATCCAGCCACAGCCAGATAGAACCagtgacgatgacgacgacgatgatgaagatggcatcgGGTTGGGCTCATCAGGGGCGATCAAGCTTGGGCTGGGGGACTTCATATTCTACAGCGTGCTCGTCGGGAGGGCGGCTATGTACGATTACATGACGGTCTACGCGTGCTACCTTGCCATCATTGCGGGGCTCGGCATCACCCTGCTATTGCTGGCATTCTACCGCAAGGCATTGCCCGCCCTACCGGTGTCCATCACCCTCGGCGTCCTGTTTTACGTGCTCACAAGAACATTGCTCGAGGCATTTGTTATGCAGTGCTCCACAAACATTCTGATGTTTTAG